One Vigna unguiculata cultivar IT97K-499-35 chromosome 11, ASM411807v1, whole genome shotgun sequence DNA window includes the following coding sequences:
- the LOC114168227 gene encoding uncharacterized protein LOC114168227: MDSVSNIPLLDEDDSLLFDDSAPATAEVFSCSPLIPLRSIPLQTESGAADSENRNSSVNDSANKENADWNKPQKLSLEPHQMKRKKKGGGYNLRKSLAWNRAFFTEEGTLFPPLSVN, translated from the exons ATGGATTCTGTTTCTAACATTCCTCTTCTAGACGAAGACGATTCGTTGCTCTTCGATGATTCTGCACCGGCCACCGCCGAGGTCTTCTCTTGCTCCCCTCTCATACCTCTCAGATCGATTCCTCTTCAAACCG AAAGTGGAGCTGCGGATTCTGAAAATCGAAATTCCTCGGTGAATGACAGTGCGAACAAAGAGAACGCGGATTGGAACAAACCGCAGAAGCTCAGCTTGGAGCCTCATCaaatgaagaggaagaagaaaggagGCGGTTACAATTTGCGCAAGAGCTTGGCGTGGAATCGAGCTTTCTTTACTGAAGAAGGCACTCTCTTCCCTCCATTATCCGTTAATTAA
- the LOC114169912 gene encoding V-type proton ATPase subunit a1-like isoform X1 → MNRFVDNLPPMDLMRSEKMTFVQLIIPAESSHRAITYLGELGLVQFRDLNAEKSPFQRTFVNQVKRCAEMSRKLRFFKDQINKAGLMSSPSVLQSDIHLEDLEIQLAEHEHELIEMNSNSEKLRQSYNELLEFKIVLEKACSFLVSSHGAVISEERELKENVFSIGNYVETPFLYEQEMTPAPSNHSGLRFISGIICKSKVLRFERMLFRATRGNMLFNQAPADEQIIDPISNEMVEKIVFVVFFSGEQARTKILKICEAFGANCYPVPEDISKQRQITSEVSARLADLETTLEAGIRHRNKALASVGGPLTIWMEMVRREKSVYDTLNMLNFDVTKKCLVGEGWCPVFAKTQIQEALQRATFDSNSEVDIIFHSMDALESPPTYFRTNNFTGPYQEIVDAYGVARYQEANPAVYTVITFPFLFAVMFGDWGHGICLLLGALVLIARESKLSTQRLGSFMEMLFGGRYVLLLMSLFSIYCGLIYNEFFSVPYHIFGASAYKCRDNTCRDARTTGLVKYREPYPFGVDPSWRGSRSELPFLNSLKMKMSILFGVVHMNLGIILSYFNAHFFGSSLDIRYQFVPQMIFLNCLFGYLSLLIIVKWCTGSQADLYHVMIYMFLSPFDNLGENQLFWGQRPLQVVLLLLSVIAVPWMLFPKPFMLKKLHNERFQGRTYGVLNSFEVDLEMEPGSTRQHDDEFNFTEVFVHQMIHSIEFVLGSVSNTASYLRLWALSLAHSELSTVFYEKVLLLAWGYDNLIIRLLGLAVFSFATAFILLMMESLSAFLHALRLHWVEFQNKFYHGDGYKFRPFSFASLTEDEN, encoded by the exons ATGAATCGGTTCGTAGACAACTTGCCGCCAATGGATCTGATGCGTTCGGAGAAGATGACCTTCGTTCAGCTCATCATCCCCGCAGAGTCCTCGCACCGCGCCATCACCTATTTAGGCGAACTCGGCCTCGTCCAATTTCGAGAC TTAAATGCTGAAAAAAGCCCCTTCCAGAGAACATTTGTTAACCAG GTAAAGCGATGTGCAGAAATGTCAAGAAAGCTACGATTCTTCAAGGATCAAATCAATAAAGCTGGTCTAATGTCTTCTCCTTCGGTCTTGCAATCAGATATTCATCTGGAGGATTTAGAG ATACAACTTGCTGAGCATGAACATGAGCTAATTGAAATGAACTCTAACAGTGAGAAACTTCGGCAATCATATAATGAACTGCTGGAGTTCAAGATTGTATTAGAAAAG GCATGTAGTTTTCTTGTTTCAAGCCATGGTGCTGTCATTTCAGAAGAGCGAGAATTGAAGGAGAATGTTTTCTCAATTGGAAACTATGTCGAGACGCCATTTTTATATGAACAG GAAATGACGCCTGCACCATCAAATCATTCTGGTTTAAGATTTATCAGTGGGATAATTTGTAAATCCAAGGTTCTTAGATTTGAAAGGATGTTGTTTCGAGCGACAAGAGGGAATATGCTTTTCAATCAAGCACCAGCTGATGAACAAATCATAGATcctatttcaaatgagatg GTTGAGAAAATTGTCTTTGTTGTGTTCTTCTCTGGGGAGCAAGCAAGAACAAAGATCCTGAAAATTTGTGAAGCATTTGGTGCAAATTGTTACCCTGTCCCTGAAGATATAAGTAAGCAGAGGCAAATAACATCAGAG GTTTCGGCTCGCCTTGCAGACTTAGAGACAACTCTAGAAGCTGGAATTAGGCATCGGAACAAGGCTCTAGCTTCTGTTGGAGGCCCTTTAACAATATGGATGGAGATG GTAAGAAGAGAGAAGTCTGTGTATGATACACTGAACATGTTAAACTTTGATGTCACAAAAAAATGTCTTGTTGGAGAGGGCTGGTGCCCTGTATTTGCAAAAACGCAG ATTCAGGAGGCACTGCAACGTGCAACTTTTGACAGCAATTCTGAGGTTGACATAATCTTTCATTCAATGGATGCACTGGAATCACCACCTACATATTTTAGGACCAACAATTTCACAGGTCCATATCAGGAAATTGTTGATGCATATGG TGTTGCAAGATATCAAGAAGCAAATCCTGCAGTTTATACAGTTATTACATTCCCTTTTCTTTTTGCGGTGATGTTTGGCGACTGGGGTCATGGAATTTGCCTGTTGCTGGGAGCATTGGTTCTTATAGCACGTGAGAGCAAGCTCAGCACCCAG CGACTTGGAAGCTTTATGGAGATGCTATTTGGTGGGCGCTATGTGCTACTTTTGATGTcactattttctatttattgtgGGTTAATATACAATGAATTCTTCTCTGTTCCTTATCACATATTTGGTGCCTCTGCTTACAAATGCCGAGATAATACATGCAG GGATGCACGTACTACTGGCTTAGTAAAATATCGAGAACCATATCCATTTGGTGTGGATCCCAGCTGGCGAGGAAGTCGATCAGAATTGCCTTTTCTAAACTCTCTCAAGATGAAGATGTCCATTCTGTTTGGTGTGGTGCACATGAACTTGGGAATTATATTAAGTTATTTCAATGCTCATTTCTTTGGCAGCTCACTGGATATAAG GTACCAGTTTGTGCCACAGATGATTTTCCTTAATTGTTTATTTGGGTATCTTTCCCTTCTCATCATTGTGAAGTGGTGCACTGGCTCTCAGGCAGATCTTTATCATGTAATGATTTACATGTTTTTAAGCCCTTTCGACAATCTTGGTGAGAATCAATTGTTCTGGGGCCAAAGACCACTTCAA GTTGTGTTGTTGCTTTTGTCTGTAATTGCAGTTCCGTGGATGCTCTTTCCAAAACCTTTTATGCTAAAGAAGCTTCATAATGAG agatttcaaggacgCACTTACGGTGTGCTTAATTCCTTTGAGGTTGATCTTGAGATGGAACCAGGTTCTACCAGACAACATGACGATGAGTTCAATTTCACAGAAGTCTTCGTTCACCAAATGATTCACTCCATTGAGTTTGTTCTAGGTTCAGTTTCAAATACGGCCTCATATCTACGACTTTGGGCATTAAG CTTGGCTCACTCAGAACTTTCTACTGTTTTTTATGAGAAAGTCCTGCTACTTGCTTGGGG GTATGACAATCTTATCATTCGGTTACTGGGACTAGCTGTCTTTTCCTTTGCAACTGCTTTTATACTATTAATGATGGAGAGTCTCAGTGCTTTTCTTCACGCCTTGCGTCTTCACTGGGTGGAATTTCAGAACAAATTTTACCATGGTGATGGATATAAGTTCAGGCCTTTTTCCTTTGCTTCCTTAACAGAGGATGAAAATTGA
- the LOC114169912 gene encoding V-type proton ATPase subunit a1-like isoform X2: MNSNSEKLRQSYNELLEFKIVLEKACSFLVSSHGAVISEERELKENVFSIGNYVETPFLYEQEMTPAPSNHSGLRFISGIICKSKVLRFERMLFRATRGNMLFNQAPADEQIIDPISNEMVEKIVFVVFFSGEQARTKILKICEAFGANCYPVPEDISKQRQITSEVSARLADLETTLEAGIRHRNKALASVGGPLTIWMEMVRREKSVYDTLNMLNFDVTKKCLVGEGWCPVFAKTQIQEALQRATFDSNSEVDIIFHSMDALESPPTYFRTNNFTGPYQEIVDAYGVARYQEANPAVYTVITFPFLFAVMFGDWGHGICLLLGALVLIARESKLSTQRLGSFMEMLFGGRYVLLLMSLFSIYCGLIYNEFFSVPYHIFGASAYKCRDNTCRDARTTGLVKYREPYPFGVDPSWRGSRSELPFLNSLKMKMSILFGVVHMNLGIILSYFNAHFFGSSLDIRYQFVPQMIFLNCLFGYLSLLIIVKWCTGSQADLYHVMIYMFLSPFDNLGENQLFWGQRPLQVVLLLLSVIAVPWMLFPKPFMLKKLHNERFQGRTYGVLNSFEVDLEMEPGSTRQHDDEFNFTEVFVHQMIHSIEFVLGSVSNTASYLRLWALSLAHSELSTVFYEKVLLLAWGYDNLIIRLLGLAVFSFATAFILLMMESLSAFLHALRLHWVEFQNKFYHGDGYKFRPFSFASLTEDEN, translated from the exons ATGAACTCTAACAGTGAGAAACTTCGGCAATCATATAATGAACTGCTGGAGTTCAAGATTGTATTAGAAAAG GCATGTAGTTTTCTTGTTTCAAGCCATGGTGCTGTCATTTCAGAAGAGCGAGAATTGAAGGAGAATGTTTTCTCAATTGGAAACTATGTCGAGACGCCATTTTTATATGAACAG GAAATGACGCCTGCACCATCAAATCATTCTGGTTTAAGATTTATCAGTGGGATAATTTGTAAATCCAAGGTTCTTAGATTTGAAAGGATGTTGTTTCGAGCGACAAGAGGGAATATGCTTTTCAATCAAGCACCAGCTGATGAACAAATCATAGATcctatttcaaatgagatg GTTGAGAAAATTGTCTTTGTTGTGTTCTTCTCTGGGGAGCAAGCAAGAACAAAGATCCTGAAAATTTGTGAAGCATTTGGTGCAAATTGTTACCCTGTCCCTGAAGATATAAGTAAGCAGAGGCAAATAACATCAGAG GTTTCGGCTCGCCTTGCAGACTTAGAGACAACTCTAGAAGCTGGAATTAGGCATCGGAACAAGGCTCTAGCTTCTGTTGGAGGCCCTTTAACAATATGGATGGAGATG GTAAGAAGAGAGAAGTCTGTGTATGATACACTGAACATGTTAAACTTTGATGTCACAAAAAAATGTCTTGTTGGAGAGGGCTGGTGCCCTGTATTTGCAAAAACGCAG ATTCAGGAGGCACTGCAACGTGCAACTTTTGACAGCAATTCTGAGGTTGACATAATCTTTCATTCAATGGATGCACTGGAATCACCACCTACATATTTTAGGACCAACAATTTCACAGGTCCATATCAGGAAATTGTTGATGCATATGG TGTTGCAAGATATCAAGAAGCAAATCCTGCAGTTTATACAGTTATTACATTCCCTTTTCTTTTTGCGGTGATGTTTGGCGACTGGGGTCATGGAATTTGCCTGTTGCTGGGAGCATTGGTTCTTATAGCACGTGAGAGCAAGCTCAGCACCCAG CGACTTGGAAGCTTTATGGAGATGCTATTTGGTGGGCGCTATGTGCTACTTTTGATGTcactattttctatttattgtgGGTTAATATACAATGAATTCTTCTCTGTTCCTTATCACATATTTGGTGCCTCTGCTTACAAATGCCGAGATAATACATGCAG GGATGCACGTACTACTGGCTTAGTAAAATATCGAGAACCATATCCATTTGGTGTGGATCCCAGCTGGCGAGGAAGTCGATCAGAATTGCCTTTTCTAAACTCTCTCAAGATGAAGATGTCCATTCTGTTTGGTGTGGTGCACATGAACTTGGGAATTATATTAAGTTATTTCAATGCTCATTTCTTTGGCAGCTCACTGGATATAAG GTACCAGTTTGTGCCACAGATGATTTTCCTTAATTGTTTATTTGGGTATCTTTCCCTTCTCATCATTGTGAAGTGGTGCACTGGCTCTCAGGCAGATCTTTATCATGTAATGATTTACATGTTTTTAAGCCCTTTCGACAATCTTGGTGAGAATCAATTGTTCTGGGGCCAAAGACCACTTCAA GTTGTGTTGTTGCTTTTGTCTGTAATTGCAGTTCCGTGGATGCTCTTTCCAAAACCTTTTATGCTAAAGAAGCTTCATAATGAG agatttcaaggacgCACTTACGGTGTGCTTAATTCCTTTGAGGTTGATCTTGAGATGGAACCAGGTTCTACCAGACAACATGACGATGAGTTCAATTTCACAGAAGTCTTCGTTCACCAAATGATTCACTCCATTGAGTTTGTTCTAGGTTCAGTTTCAAATACGGCCTCATATCTACGACTTTGGGCATTAAG CTTGGCTCACTCAGAACTTTCTACTGTTTTTTATGAGAAAGTCCTGCTACTTGCTTGGGG GTATGACAATCTTATCATTCGGTTACTGGGACTAGCTGTCTTTTCCTTTGCAACTGCTTTTATACTATTAATGATGGAGAGTCTCAGTGCTTTTCTTCACGCCTTGCGTCTTCACTGGGTGGAATTTCAGAACAAATTTTACCATGGTGATGGATATAAGTTCAGGCCTTTTTCCTTTGCTTCCTTAACAGAGGATGAAAATTGA